The genome window CGCTGTCTCGTGGGCTCGGAGATGTGTATAAGAGACAGTCGTTGGTGTGCGGACTTGGTTCGCCAGCTCCACCCCGCCGCTCCGCGATGGCGCGCGGACGGGAAGGAGGAGACGACGTGAGCATTATCCAGGCCTCGACCGATCTCGCCCACGCGGTCCAAGGCCCCGCCGAGGTATCCCCGGACGACCGCGCGTCGATCGCGGCCTGGGTCCGCGAGCTCGGGGCGAAGCTCCGCCGGGACGGGTGGGTGAACCTGGCCGACGTCCACGAGCAGCTCGCGGCGAGGATCGAGCGGGGTGAGGACCTCGAACGGGCGGAGGGGGTGATCGGGCATGGGTAGTGTCGTGCACCGGAGGCGTCGACAACTTGCGAGGCAGCGGCGGAGGGAGCGCGATCGATTGGCGAGGTCGATCGCGCTCGACTTCGGTACGGTGTCGAATGGAATCATTATGTTCGCGCGCGAACTTGCCGAGCTCCATGTCAATCTCAGCGTTTCTAACTGGAGGCATCGTGCGGTTCTCGGGGTCCCTACTGCGGAGGACATTTCGGAGCTGCTTCGCCGGGGATTCCCGCTGTACGCCGGACTGCGAGGTGACATGCTCGCCGCGTACAGGAGGGACCGGCGACGGAAGAAGTTTGCAGAGCGGTGGGCGTCCCTCAGCTCTTTTGGTTCGACGGGTGACAGATGACGGACGATACGAAGGCGATCATCGAAAAGGTGAAGAAGCTGCTCGCGCTTGCGGGGCGCACGACTTCGGTCGAGGAGGCTAGTGCGGCGACGCGGCGGGCTGAGGAGATCATCGCGAAGTACAGGCTTGACACGGCCACGATCGAGCGCGCCGACCCGACTTGTTCTGAGCCCATTACGGATTCGCCGGACCCACTCTGGGTCGGATCTCGCACCGAGCTGTGGATGGAGGTCCTCGTGTCCGGTCTCTCGAAGCACTACGGGTGCTACACGTTTGTCAATAGGTTCAAGCAGAATCAGGAGTCCGCTCGACCGGCGAGGGCCGTCTACCGCTCGCAGTACGTCATCGTCGGCAGGCCCTCCGACGTCGAGATCGTGCGGTACATGTTCGCGTTCGCGCACGCGGAGATCGTTCGGCTCTCGGCCGTGGAGCGGGGTCCCGTCGCGAAGGCGGCCTTCCGCCGCGGGGCGGTGTCGGCGATCCTGCGGGGCCTGCGGGAGACCGCCCGCGCTGCGGAGCGGAGTCGACGAGGACCGGCGGCAGACCTCGACCTCCGCGCCGACGACGCGGAGCTCTGGTTCAAGGAGCAGGAGGCGGTGAGGAAGACGCCGCCCCGGGACCCTCGACCGGACAAGGACGCCAGGGCCCGCGGCTTTCGGGCAGGGAAGGGGATCCACCTCGGCCCTTCCCTCCCCGGCGCGCGGAAGCCCCTGCCCGCGAAGGGGGCGACGTGATGCGCGCCGTGTTCGGCGTAGTGGTCGGCGAGGGCGGCGAGCTTCGGCCGTGCAAGCCCGCGGAGGCGACGGCCACGAGCTGGGGTGAGGTGGTGCAGCGAGAGGGGGACGAGGTGGTCGTGGACGGCGCGGACGGCGGACGGTATCGGCTGCCCGCGAGGTTCGTGTGCAGGCTGAGGAGGGTGTGATGGAGACGAGAATCAAGGTGTCGAACAGGTGGGGCGCGGGGTTCGTGGGGGCCCCGGTTCTTCCGACGGAGGTCAGGGTCGAGTGGGGGAAGGCTGTCGCGACGTATGACCCCCGACTCGGGGTGGCGGATGTCGAGTACGAGAGCCTCTGGGCGCTCTGCGCCGACCACCTCCTCGACCCCGACGGGGTGATTGAGGAGCTGGTGGTGACCCGAGCCCGACAGTCCGCGGTCGAATACGTCGGTCAGTATCACACCGCCTTCTGCCCGTCGGAGTCGACCTTCGATTCGACGGCGTGGGGCGTCGCCGTCGTTCACCTCGGACTCCACGACAACCGTCTCTGGCCGCTCTTTCAGCGTACCCTCGCGGAGGAGACGGAGCGACTCGCGGCCGAGCGGAGCCCCGCGGCATGAACCTCGACGTCACTCACGGCATTAACGGTATCGGAGGACAGGCGACCATGAGCGAGCAGATCGGCGTCACCCCGCCCCTCAAGTGGGTCGGCGGCAAGCGGTGGGTCGCGGACCGCGTTCGCGCTCTCCTCCCTCCGCAGATCAGCGGTGAGTACTACGAGCCGTTCTTTGGGGGCGGCGCGATCTTCTTCTCGATGCGCCCGGAGCAGCTTCCGATGTTTGCGGAGCCGGGGCGGCAGTACGTGCGGGAGAGCCGCGCCCGCGTGGCCGACCTCTCCCCGGGACTCGTCGAGTTCTATGAGGTCCTCCGGGATAGGGTCGAACCTCTGATCAGAGACCTACATGATCTCCGAGATGAGTATCGAGGGTACTATACTTCGGAGAAGCGGGAGCGGTATTACACCGCCGTTCGCTACGTGTTCAACGACAACAGGGATCGAGTGAATCGAACGACTCACGAAGTTGTCCGCCAGGCCGCCCGCTTCCTCTTCCTGAACAAGACGGGCTACAACGGCCTCATGCGGTACAACCGCCGGGGCGAGCTCAACACGCCCCACGGCGCCTACAAGAACCCCTCGATCTTCGAGCCCTCCGAGCTGCGAAAAGCCTCGGTCGCCCTCCGCGGCGTGGACGTCCAGGCCCTCGACTTCGAGGAGTGCGTCAAGGGCGCCGGCCCCGGCGACGCCGTTTACCTCGACCCGCCGCATGCCCCCCGTACCGAGAAGCGGTCCGCCACGTTCACCGCGTACACGGGGCGCGCCTGGTCGGAGGACGACGACCGGCGGGTGACGAGGGTGTTCTGGGACCTCGCGCGGCGGGGAGCGCGGGTGGTGATGAGCCAGGCCGACACGCCGCGGGCCCGGGAGCTCCTCCGGGAGGAGGGCGGGGACCTGTGGGAGGGGGTTCACCTGGAGTCGGTCATGCGACCGGAGAGGGTGAGCTCGAAGGGGAGCGGGAGGGCCGCGGTAGGGGAGATCCTCGTCGCGGCGGGCCCGCGATGATGTCCATGCGCTGCGAGCTGCGGCAGGTCTGCATGGTGTCCTGCTGCGTGTGCAAGAGCGAGGAGGAGCTGGACGCCGTTCGCGGGGAGCGGGGCATACCCGAGAGGTGGCGGGAGTGGTTCGCGTCCGTGGACGATGATTTGCGGGCCGTCGGCG of Candidatus Fermentibacter sp. contains these proteins:
- a CDS encoding Dam family site-specific DNA-(adenine-N6)-methyltransferase; this translates as MNLDVTHGINGIGGQATMSEQIGVTPPLKWVGGKRWVADRVRALLPPQISGEYYEPFFGGGAIFFSMRPEQLPMFAEPGRQYVRESRARVADLSPGLVEFYEVLRDRVEPLIRDLHDLRDEYRGYYTSEKRERYYTAVRYVFNDNRDRVNRTTHEVVRQAARFLFLNKTGYNGLMRYNRRGELNTPHGAYKNPSIFEPSELRKASVALRGVDVQALDFEECVKGAGPGDAVYLDPPHAPRTEKRSATFTAYTGRAWSEDDDRRVTRVFWDLARRGARVVMSQADTPRARELLREEGGDLWEGVHLESVMRPERVSSKGSGRAAVGEILVAAGPR
- a CDS encoding DUF2786 domain-containing protein, coding for MTDDTKAIIEKVKKLLALAGRTTSVEEASAATRRAEEIIAKYRLDTATIERADPTCSEPITDSPDPLWVGSRTELWMEVLVSGLSKHYGCYTFVNRFKQNQESARPARAVYRSQYVIVGRPSDVEIVRYMFAFAHAEIVRLSAVERGPVAKAAFRRGAVSAILRGLRETARAAERSRRGPAADLDLRADDAELWFKEQEAVRKTPPRDPRPDKDARARGFRAGKGIHLGPSLPGARKPLPAKGAT